One Paenisporosarcina sp. FSL H8-0542 genomic region harbors:
- a CDS encoding MDR family MFS transporter has translation MEHLKQKEKVTIMIAIIGALFFAAVNQTIVSNALPKIISDLGGLNYYSWVFTSFMLTSAIMTVVAGKLSDIYGRKPFFLIGILIFSVGAFLCGTSAYIEQLIIYRAIQGVGAGLIIPTAFAAVGDLFAPRERGKWQGIMSSVFGISSVLGPTIGGYIVDNLDWRWVFWVFLPLGIVAFVLILRLFPKTERRQNETIDYLGTFFLTGTLVPMLLAFSWAGSKYDWSSDIILSLFAGSIVSLGLFIWAENRAKSPILPLHLFKYANFTFSNIIGFAVGIGMFGGLMYVPYFVQGVLGYSATHSSFISMTMTLGLVGASAWGGQLITKTGKYKRQATFGLAVSVVGLLLLSQMDMDISQWLLVLYLILVGFGIGMGLTVFTMTVQNSVGSEYLGVATASTQLFRSLGGTVGVAVLGTVLNTSMKDKMASFDSSNVPEAARETLSKFQNPNLLLDHTQLESIRAQLPEQMLPLFNDLMLHLQQSLTFALSNVFLVAAIVMAIATLLTFTIKEVPLRSQKQKPNLEE, from the coding sequence ATGGAACATTTAAAACAAAAAGAAAAAGTAACTATTATGATTGCGATTATTGGGGCACTATTTTTTGCAGCAGTTAACCAAACAATCGTCAGCAATGCTTTGCCAAAAATCATTTCTGATTTAGGTGGTTTGAATTATTACAGTTGGGTATTTACCAGCTTTATGTTAACGAGTGCTATTATGACAGTCGTTGCTGGTAAACTTTCGGATATCTATGGAAGAAAGCCGTTTTTTCTGATCGGTATTTTAATATTCTCTGTTGGCGCATTTTTGTGTGGCACATCCGCTTATATTGAACAGTTGATCATTTATCGTGCCATCCAGGGTGTGGGTGCAGGCCTTATTATTCCTACAGCCTTTGCGGCAGTGGGAGACTTGTTTGCCCCTCGAGAACGTGGAAAATGGCAAGGTATTATGAGTTCTGTATTTGGTATATCCAGTGTTCTTGGACCAACTATTGGTGGATATATTGTCGATAATCTAGACTGGCGATGGGTATTTTGGGTGTTCTTGCCACTAGGTATTGTCGCTTTTGTATTGATATTAAGGCTGTTCCCTAAAACAGAAAGACGCCAAAATGAGACCATTGACTATTTAGGCACTTTCTTCCTTACCGGAACATTGGTTCCAATGTTGCTTGCGTTTTCATGGGCTGGTTCTAAATATGATTGGTCATCAGACATCATCTTGTCGTTATTCGCAGGATCGATTGTTTCCTTGGGGTTGTTTATTTGGGCTGAAAACCGAGCGAAGAGTCCAATATTGCCTTTGCACTTGTTTAAATATGCCAATTTTACATTCTCAAATATTATTGGCTTTGCGGTAGGAATAGGCATGTTCGGTGGTCTCATGTATGTGCCTTATTTCGTTCAAGGCGTACTAGGATATTCCGCAACACATTCCAGCTTCATTTCGATGACCATGACTCTTGGTTTAGTCGGAGCGAGTGCATGGGGTGGACAATTGATTACAAAAACAGGGAAATATAAGCGACAAGCAACTTTTGGTCTGGCGGTTTCTGTCGTTGGTCTATTATTATTGTCCCAAATGGACATGGACATTTCCCAGTGGCTACTTGTGCTTTACTTAATTTTGGTGGGCTTTGGTATCGGAATGGGCTTGACCGTATTTACTATGACTGTTCAGAATTCCGTTGGATCTGAATATTTGGGTGTAGCAACAGCATCTACTCAACTTTTCCGATCCCTGGGAGGAACAGTTGGTGTGGCAGTTCTCGGAACAGTATTGAATACATCGATGAAAGATAAAATGGCTTCATTCGATTCAAGCAATGTACCTGAAGCTGCAAGAGAAACATTAAGCAAATTCCAAAACCCCAATTTATTATTGGATCATACACAACTCGAGTCCATTCGGGCACAGTTACCTGAACAAATGTTGCCACTATTTAATGATTTAATGTTGCACTTACAACAATCATTAACATTTGCTTTATCAAATGTATTTTTAGTAGCGGCAATTGTCATGGCGATCGCTACACTTTTGACATTTACCATTAAAGAAGTTCCTCTGCGCAGTCAAAAGCAAAAACCTAATTTAGAAGAATAA
- a CDS encoding DMT family transporter yields the protein MKQWKIYGILVFVMFIWGFNLPAVKYLVSEVRPVTMTAFRIFLASLTVFSILAVLRIVRKPTKQEWKFIVLGALLNVVCHHYFLSIGLTMTTSSNAGLILGTGPVLTAVLVSMIMRIYPSRLQWVGVILGLFGVSATVLAAGEGTSGLSFGDVFVFLAILTQVFSYLVISKAAKTLDPRLLTAYMFLIGSFVLFLISLFQEPGEIRAFLEVPPMFWVAFFGSGMIGTAVGHMLYNYSVGKAGPSKAAIFMNLNTLFTLVGSSVFLNETITSRHIYGLVLIVAGVILGSGAAEDIWRKYKLKKSLSE from the coding sequence GTGAAACAATGGAAAATCTATGGCATACTCGTTTTCGTTATGTTCATATGGGGCTTTAATTTGCCTGCCGTAAAATATTTAGTTAGCGAAGTGCGTCCTGTAACAATGACTGCCTTTCGCATTTTTTTAGCCAGTTTAACCGTATTTTCGATTTTAGCGGTACTTCGCATCGTCAGAAAACCGACAAAACAAGAATGGAAATTCATTGTCCTTGGTGCACTTCTTAATGTTGTGTGCCACCATTACTTTTTGTCGATCGGACTGACCATGACGACAAGTTCGAATGCCGGGTTAATTCTTGGCACAGGTCCAGTACTAACCGCGGTATTAGTGTCAATGATTATGAGGATTTATCCCTCTAGATTGCAATGGGTAGGAGTAATACTCGGATTGTTCGGAGTTAGCGCAACAGTACTAGCTGCAGGAGAAGGAACCTCTGGGTTATCTTTTGGTGACGTATTCGTGTTCCTAGCCATATTGACACAGGTTTTCAGTTACTTGGTTATCAGTAAAGCTGCAAAAACACTGGATCCCAGGTTGCTTACAGCTTACATGTTCTTAATCGGATCATTCGTATTGTTCTTGATCAGTTTGTTCCAGGAACCTGGCGAAATTCGAGCATTTTTAGAAGTTCCACCGATGTTTTGGGTAGCATTCTTTGGAAGTGGCATGATTGGAACAGCAGTTGGACATATGCTATATAACTATTCAGTAGGAAAGGCAGGCCCTTCTAAAGCAGCCATTTTCATGAATTTGAATACATTGTTCACCTTGGTGGGTTCGTCTGTATTTCTTAATGAAACCATCACAAGTCGTCATATTTACGGACTTGTTTTGATTGTCGCAGGCGTAATATTGGGCTCTGGTGCTGCTGAAGATATTTGGAGAAAATATAAATTGAAAAAGTCCCTCTCAGAGTGA
- a CDS encoding GntR family transcriptional regulator, which produces MRKIKKPDSLADQAYDLIRKDILTGTLAPNEELREEKFALELGISRTPLREAIRRLATDGLVVLQTGKPASVSSFTKEDALHHMEVRKLLETYNIEQVAKFTTPEFLKSLKSNLKLQKRAAEKNDFHEFIELDREFHLLLADQNPNTKLCEMIYTINTGVNRAFLILANTYPVSAMEASGEHEDIVNALEKQDVSSAINAMLEHMDNIERRFLHYYEKG; this is translated from the coding sequence TTGAGAAAGATAAAAAAACCCGATTCATTAGCGGATCAAGCCTATGATTTAATCCGCAAAGATATTTTGACGGGTACTCTTGCGCCTAATGAAGAACTGCGTGAAGAAAAATTCGCATTGGAATTGGGCATAAGTCGTACACCACTTCGGGAAGCAATTCGCCGGTTAGCAACTGATGGACTCGTGGTCTTACAAACTGGCAAACCAGCGAGTGTTTCATCCTTCACGAAAGAGGATGCACTTCATCATATGGAAGTCCGTAAGTTACTCGAAACGTACAATATTGAGCAAGTTGCCAAATTTACAACGCCAGAATTTCTTAAATCTCTGAAGAGTAATCTTAAGCTTCAAAAACGGGCAGCGGAGAAAAATGACTTTCATGAATTTATTGAACTGGATCGGGAGTTTCACCTATTATTGGCTGATCAAAATCCGAATACAAAATTATGTGAAATGATTTATACCATCAATACTGGTGTTAATCGTGCCTTTTTAATCCTTGCGAATACGTACCCCGTTTCTGCAATGGAAGCTAGCGGGGAGCATGAAGACATCGTCAACGCTCTTGAAAAACAAGACGTATCTAGTGCCATAAATGCCATGCTGGAACATATGGATAATATTGAAAGAAGATTTCTTCATTACTATGAGAAGGGTTGA
- a CDS encoding XRE family transcriptional regulator, with protein MDFPKEEVGKRIRYLRKSQGFTADDLAKKAGVSQSMISQIERGQVSPSLDTLWKMSHCLKVPVFTFFVEEEQEIVTVLRNNEQPEMKQLRPNVTYQHLSPTQGKQINFFKLILEPGEQSENPLMFHTGEECGYLLTGQIRVEVDGEVYELFEGDSIYFNSNLPHRFENVSPQIATAIWAMTHPF; from the coding sequence ATGGACTTTCCAAAAGAGGAAGTTGGTAAAAGAATTAGGTATTTAAGAAAATCGCAAGGATTTACTGCGGATGATTTAGCGAAAAAAGCTGGGGTCAGCCAAAGTATGATATCTCAAATAGAACGTGGACAAGTATCGCCTTCACTGGATACATTGTGGAAAATGAGTCATTGCTTAAAAGTTCCCGTCTTCACATTCTTTGTAGAAGAAGAGCAAGAAATCGTTACAGTTCTACGTAATAATGAACAGCCTGAAATGAAGCAACTGCGTCCGAATGTTACATATCAACACCTGTCACCTACTCAAGGGAAACAAATCAACTTTTTTAAATTGATTTTAGAACCAGGTGAACAATCAGAAAATCCCTTGATGTTTCACACGGGGGAAGAATGTGGGTATTTATTGACAGGGCAAATTCGTGTAGAGGTCGATGGAGAAGTATATGAGCTTTTTGAAGGGGACAGTATTTACTTCAACAGCAATCTACCTCATCGTTTTGAAAATGTCAGTCCACAAATAGCAACAGCAATTTGGGCCATGACTCATCCTTTTTGA
- a CDS encoding MarR family transcriptional regulator encodes MNDRKEIIQEFVRSFRYLIRSTRQDFAVEFEGYIPFNEFTVLRALEEDRTLRVSDVARRLNSTNSYVTLTSDKLVQKGYLIRERNDSDRRTVYMTLTDEGLTLVKKMDEIMFAYFSKTFGDISNEEMLSVMNILQKIKPNERKV; translated from the coding sequence ATGAACGATCGCAAAGAAATAATTCAGGAGTTTGTCCGATCTTTCCGCTATTTAATAAGAAGTACTCGACAAGATTTTGCGGTCGAATTTGAAGGATATATACCATTTAATGAATTTACGGTCCTACGTGCATTGGAAGAAGATCGTACACTTCGTGTGTCCGATGTGGCACGAAGATTGAATTCAACCAATAGTTATGTCACATTGACGAGTGATAAATTGGTGCAAAAAGGATATCTCATCCGCGAACGCAATGATTCAGATCGACGTACGGTTTATATGACTTTGACTGATGAAGGATTAACGCTCGTGAAGAAAATGGACGAAATAATGTTTGCATATTTCAGTAAAACGTTTGGCGATATTTCAAATGAAGAAATGCTCTCAGTCATGAATATTCTTCAGAAAATTAAGCCAAACGAGAGAAAGGTTTGA